One genomic region from Cydia amplana chromosome Z, ilCydAmpl1.1, whole genome shotgun sequence encodes:
- the LOC134660739 gene encoding uncharacterized protein LOC134660739, translated as MSSPKLSERCPSSMSNGKKLLSNDSKEDSLDNSIRDSIKSERPGGGGGGGGSGGAAKSEEDWRRRTIIVEKKNGSYGFTLQSYGIHYKKEQEIEVITYVDHVEPDGPAAASGMREGDVILSINGGDVERADHAAIVDAINACDSRMRMVVIFEDCVRKVELHLKYINIQRAIQSKLRELEQLTVRERQLFDTNWKTHSLPSQKKKSSPTDVSSDNEENNPADNINGTYCRPTLSSENVTAAKPPQPSVFMYQYLDTRYGACIIQPNIRTGSFVITVGSPRNRRECHHYVVKTPNECHRASENHNNEYKSAGGKHSKSHRNSHSHSCTPCMPAYNNQDANSLEAYDLASPCCDPHCVPNSRKKIRRKKECSKEHKRKEKYQQIDKSTQKPDGFSNSRTKKVCTSGQCSNRYRYLTTESTQTSQCSLQSYATSNATAPCDNSVSSYSTSLSSDTLFWDNDRSEAKSSPKIQYQSSHQHVKPKSWDNLTTKAFGGYGFGYGYLDTTAKHANRSKSHGRSHSGRSTQSHHEYQHQSQEKHTHRQCSTSHHYQSYGRNHNHCAPTKSTESLIVVPKYQLESSGSESRLACDCGESIEYYRKVSATKNSGDSHTGYYSHHFIYPTHSYKKKDSNVSSEITRL; from the exons ATGAGCTCACCGAAACTCAGTGAAAGATGTCCGAGCAGTATGAGCAATGGCAAGAAACTCTTAAGCAACGACTCAAAGGAGGATTCCTTAGACAAttca aTTAGAGATTCAATAAAGTCAGAGAGACCGGGGGGCGGTGGCGGAGGCGGCGGGAGCGGAGGTGCCGCCAAGAGCGAGGAAGACTGGCGGCGCAGGACCATCATCGTCGAGAAAAAGAACGGCAGCTACGGGTTCACCCTCCAGAGCTACGGCATTCACTACAAAAAG GAACAAGAAATAGAAGTAATAACTTATGTAGACCACGTGGAGCCGGATGGGCCGGCGGCGGCTTCAGGCATGCGCGAGGGCGACGTCATCCTGTCCATCAACGGCGGCGACGTGGAGCGCGCCGACCACGCGGCCATCGTCGATGCCATCAACGCCTGCGACTCCCGCATGCGCATGGTCGTCATATTCGAGGACTGCGTCCGCAAGGTCGAGCTCCATCTCAAGTACATTAACATACAACGAGCCATACAATCCAAATTGCGAGAACTAGAGCAATTAACCGTTCGTGAGCGCCAGCTGTTCGACACCAATTGGAAGACACACAGTTTACCTTCGCAAAAGAAAAAGTCTTCCCCGACCGACGTTTCTTCCGATAACGAAGAGAACAACCCGGCGGACAACATCAATGGCACTTACTGCCGGCCGACGCTTTCCAGCGAAAACGTCACTGCCGCTAAACCTCCACAGCCCAGTGTGTTTATGTACCAGTACTTGGATACCCGCTATGGAGCCTGTATCATACAACCTAATATAAGGACTGGTAGCTTCGTTATAACGGTCGGCTCCCCTAGAAACAGACGGGAGTGCCATCATTATGTTGTTAAAACTCCGAACGAATGCCATAGAGCGTCCGAGAATCACAATAATGAATATAAATCAGCAGGTGGGAAACATTCAAAATCACATAGAAACAGTCACAGTCACAGTTGTACCCCATGCATGCCTGCTTACAACAATCAAGATGCGAATAGCCTCGAAGCTTATGATTTAGCAAGTCCATGTTGTGATCCGCATTGTGTGCCAAATTCAAGAAAGAAAATAAGGCGTAAGAAAGAATGCTCCAAGGAACACAAACGTAAAGAAAAATACCAGCAAATAGATAAATCAACACAAAAGCCGGACGGTTTTTCCAACTCGCGTACAAAAAAAGTGTGTACATCCGGACAGTGTTCGAATCGTTATCGTTACTTGACCACGGAGTCCACACAGACTAGTCAATGTAGCCTGCAGTCATACGCCACAAGCAACGCGACAGCACCATGTGACAATTCAGTCTCTAGTTACAGTACTTCCTTAAGTAGTGACACACTTTTTTGGGATAATGATCGGTCTGAAGCAAAATCATCACCAAAGATACAATATCAAAGTTCTCACCAACACGTCAAGCCGAAATCGTGGGACAACCTCACTACGAAAGCTTTTGGCGGCTATGGTTTTGGATACGGTTATTTAGATACAACTGCAAAACATGCCAATCGATCCAAGAGCCACGGGCGCAGTCACAGCGGACGTAGCACACAAAGCCATCACGAGTACCAACATCAATCACAAGAAAAACACACTCACCGCCAGTGTTCTACGTCTCATCACTACCAATCGTATGGTAGGAATCATAATCACTGTGCGCCCACTAAATCTACTGAGAGTCTTATCGTGGTGCCGAAATATCAACTTGAAAGCAGCGGGTCGGAGAGTCGCTTGGCCTGTGACTGCGGGGAGTCCATAGAATACTACCGGAAGGTCAGTGCTACGAAGAATTCTGGCGACAGTCACACTGGATACTATTCCCATCATTTTATATACCCAACCCATTCTTACAAAAAAAAGGACTCTAACGTTAGCTCTGAAATAACCAGGCTTTAA